In the Micromonospora narathiwatensis genome, one interval contains:
- a CDS encoding DUF3459 domain-containing protein produces MTEFTVWAPEAAPVRRRLPGSIRYELHVGAFTPEGTFDAAIGHLDHLVDLGVDLVELLPVNAYDGVARYAPPQPDGGPDGLKRLVDAAHAKGLGMILDVAYHHFGPRVRRRFVDGVLGWLRDYHVDGLRLDGVPAAPGSRLVDELTAAVESLAVHLGRPLSLIAEPDLNGPAQPALPTLLTGDRAAQPLSAGLLRVGATLLMTAPLTPTLFMGEEWAASTPRQLVGRGWPAGATPDRGTLVRSRLDWAELDKPEHREMYDLHRRLIALRRSRPDLSDPRLNRIDVRHGDQFLLMRRGECLVVANLAGKPQRINLPGRVRNVLLATATGVTVMRDGIELPPESAAIVAL; encoded by the coding sequence ATGACCGAGTTCACGGTGTGGGCGCCCGAAGCCGCCCCGGTCCGGCGTCGCCTGCCCGGCAGCATCCGCTACGAGCTGCACGTCGGCGCCTTCACCCCGGAGGGCACCTTCGACGCGGCCATCGGCCACCTCGACCACCTCGTCGACCTCGGCGTCGACCTGGTCGAGCTGCTGCCGGTCAACGCCTACGACGGGGTCGCCCGGTACGCCCCGCCCCAGCCGGACGGCGGGCCGGACGGTCTCAAGCGGCTGGTCGACGCGGCCCACGCCAAGGGGCTGGGGATGATCCTCGACGTCGCCTACCACCACTTCGGGCCCCGGGTACGCCGCCGCTTCGTCGACGGCGTGCTCGGGTGGCTGCGCGACTACCACGTCGACGGGCTCCGGCTGGACGGCGTACCCGCCGCGCCGGGTTCCCGGCTCGTGGACGAGTTGACGGCGGCGGTCGAGTCGCTCGCCGTTCACCTGGGCCGGCCGCTGTCGCTGATCGCCGAGCCCGACCTGAACGGTCCGGCGCAACCCGCCCTGCCCACCCTGCTCACCGGGGACCGGGCCGCCCAGCCGCTCTCCGCCGGCCTGCTGCGCGTCGGCGCCACCCTGCTGATGACCGCGCCGCTCACCCCGACGCTGTTCATGGGGGAGGAGTGGGCGGCCAGCACGCCGCGGCAGCTCGTCGGGCGCGGCTGGCCGGCGGGAGCGACGCCCGACCGGGGGACCCTGGTTCGGTCCCGGCTGGACTGGGCCGAGCTGGACAAGCCCGAGCACCGCGAGATGTACGACCTCCACCGGCGGCTGATCGCCCTGCGCAGGAGCCGACCCGACCTGTCCGACCCACGGCTGAACCGGATCGACGTGCGGCACGGCGACCAGTTCCTGCTGATGCGCCGGGGCGAGTGCCTGGTGGTGGCGAACCTGGCCGGCAAGCCGCAGCGGATCAACCTGCCCGGCCGGGTCCGCAACGTGCTGCTGGCCACCGCGACCGGCGTCACCGTGATGCGCGACGGGATCGAGC
- a CDS encoding glycosyltransferase family 4 protein: MTLLRVGEQPATATDRTHRPTLPSHPTIPRPAGGPSRPRRILMLSWEYPPVLVGGLGRHVHALSVALATAGHEVTVITRHTDGAPLEEYADGVRILRAPEDPVRFPLTTNSLLPWTMAFNHTLTRTALRATQTSHYDVIHAHDWLVAHTAITLAQHLDIPLVTTIHATEAGRHQGWLPEEMNRTIHGVEHWLASESGRVIVCSGYMRDEVTALFDVPAGRVDVVPNGVEPHRWRVPAAAVDAARARFGGDGPLVAFAGRLVYEKGVQHLLAGLPALRERHPGLRAVIVGDGPYRSVLETEVQRLGLAGAVSLPGFLGGTDLPAVIAAADCFAVPSIYEPFGMVALEGAAAGAPLAVTRTGGLAEIVEPGVTGMTFAPQDPDGLTEAVHALLSDREGARALARRARAMVHERYAWSAIASRTAATYASAIARDAAFTAERAELRMAVGNALPPVPDGNLLAGAGLR, from the coding sequence GTGACCCTCCTGCGGGTCGGCGAGCAGCCCGCCACCGCGACCGACCGGACCCACCGGCCCACCCTCCCCTCCCACCCCACGATCCCCCGGCCGGCCGGCGGGCCGTCCCGGCCGCGCCGCATCCTGATGTTGTCGTGGGAGTACCCGCCCGTACTCGTCGGCGGCCTCGGCCGCCACGTGCACGCCCTCTCCGTCGCCCTGGCCACCGCCGGCCACGAGGTCACCGTCATCACCCGACACACCGACGGCGCACCCCTCGAGGAATACGCCGACGGCGTACGCATCCTCCGCGCCCCCGAAGACCCCGTCCGCTTCCCCCTGACCACCAACTCCCTGCTCCCCTGGACCATGGCCTTCAACCACACCCTCACCCGCACCGCCCTCCGCGCCACCCAAACCAGCCACTACGACGTCATCCACGCCCACGACTGGCTCGTCGCCCACACCGCGATCACCCTGGCCCAACACCTCGACATCCCACTCGTCACCACCATCCACGCCACCGAAGCCGGCCGACACCAGGGCTGGCTCCCCGAGGAGATGAACCGCACCATCCACGGCGTCGAACACTGGCTGGCCAGCGAGTCCGGCCGGGTGATCGTCTGCTCCGGATACATGCGCGACGAGGTGACCGCGCTGTTCGACGTCCCGGCCGGGCGGGTCGACGTGGTCCCCAACGGGGTCGAGCCGCACCGTTGGCGGGTGCCGGCGGCGGCGGTGGACGCCGCCCGGGCCCGCTTCGGCGGCGACGGCCCACTGGTCGCCTTCGCCGGCCGACTGGTCTACGAGAAGGGCGTACAGCACCTGCTCGCCGGGCTGCCGGCGCTGCGCGAGCGGCACCCGGGGCTGCGTGCGGTGATCGTCGGCGACGGGCCGTACCGGTCGGTCCTGGAGACCGAGGTGCAGCGGCTCGGCCTGGCCGGCGCGGTGAGCCTGCCCGGCTTCCTCGGCGGCACCGACCTGCCCGCGGTGATCGCCGCCGCGGACTGCTTCGCCGTGCCGAGCATCTACGAGCCGTTCGGCATGGTGGCCCTGGAGGGCGCCGCCGCCGGCGCGCCCCTCGCGGTGACGCGGACCGGCGGGCTCGCCGAGATCGTCGAGCCGGGCGTCACCGGGATGACCTTCGCCCCGCAGGACCCGGACGGGTTGACCGAGGCGGTGCACGCGCTGCTGTCGGACCGGGAAGGGGCCCGCGCCCTCGCCCGCCGTGCCCGCGCCATGGTCCACGAGCGGTACGCCTGGTCGGCCATCGCCTCCCGCACCGCCGCCACGTACGCGTCCGCCATCGCCAGGGACGCCGCGTTCACCGCGGAGCGGGCCGAACTGCGGATGGCCGTCGGCAACGCCCTGCCCCCGGTGCCGGACGGCAACCTGCTCGCCGGAGCCGGCCTACGCTGA